In the genome of Solibacillus silvestris, one region contains:
- a CDS encoding 1-deoxy-D-xylulose-5-phosphate reductoisomerase, with protein sequence MKKISLLGATGSIGWQTFDILLANPNEFKLVAFSAGQNIEKSREIIKKLQPELVSMQTEEAAGTLQKEFPHISFTYGEKGLVEVATHPDSTVLINAVLGSVGLESTLAAIRMGKTIAIANKETLVTAGHLVMAEAKKYNAPILPVDSEHSAVFQSMNGENKKRIERIVLTASGGSFRDRTRDELVGVTVKDALNHPNWSMGAKITIDSATMMNKGLEVIEAHVLFDMPYDNIDVLLHRESIIHSMVEYEDTSVIAQLGTPDMRVPIQYALSYPDRLPLANGQRLNLAQIGQLHFKEVDFDRFRALKLAYDAGRMGGTILTAMNAANEAAVALFLQEKITFLEIEECIERIMNSHNNIALPDLATILHVDSETRKTVASMVK encoded by the coding sequence GTGAAAAAAATTAGTTTATTAGGTGCAACAGGTTCCATCGGATGGCAAACCTTTGATATTTTACTTGCAAATCCGAATGAATTTAAGCTTGTTGCATTTTCAGCCGGACAAAATATTGAAAAGTCCCGCGAAATCATAAAAAAATTGCAACCAGAATTAGTTTCAATGCAAACAGAGGAAGCGGCAGGCACTTTACAAAAAGAGTTTCCGCATATTTCCTTTACATATGGTGAAAAAGGATTGGTCGAAGTAGCGACACATCCTGATTCGACAGTGCTTATTAATGCGGTATTAGGCAGCGTTGGACTGGAATCGACACTTGCTGCGATCCGCATGGGGAAAACGATTGCCATTGCAAACAAAGAAACACTTGTAACAGCAGGTCATCTTGTCATGGCTGAAGCAAAAAAATACAATGCACCGATCTTACCGGTAGACAGTGAACATTCTGCTGTTTTCCAATCGATGAACGGTGAAAACAAAAAGCGTATCGAGCGCATTGTTTTAACGGCATCAGGTGGTTCATTCAGAGATCGAACAAGAGATGAGCTAGTAGGAGTAACGGTAAAAGATGCTCTGAATCATCCGAACTGGTCAATGGGAGCCAAAATTACGATTGACTCAGCAACAATGATGAATAAAGGGCTTGAAGTGATTGAGGCACATGTATTGTTTGATATGCCTTATGACAACATCGACGTATTGCTGCACCGTGAAAGCATCATTCACTCGATGGTTGAATATGAGGATACAAGTGTCATCGCACAGCTCGGAACACCGGACATGCGTGTACCGATTCAATATGCGCTTAGCTATCCGGATCGTCTGCCGCTTGCAAATGGCCAACGTTTAAATTTGGCCCAAATTGGACAGCTTCATTTTAAGGAAGTGGATTTTGACCGTTTCCGTGCATTAAAGCTTGCTTATGATGCAGGGCGCATGGGCGGGACAATCTTAACGGCAATGAACGCAGCAAACGAAGCAGCCGTTGCATTGTTTTTACAAGAAAAAATTACTTTTTTAGAAATTGAAGAATGTATTGAGCGTATTATGAATAGTCATAACAATATCGCTTTGCCAGATTTAGCAACTATTTTACATGTAGACAGTGAAACGAGAAAAACAGTCGCAAGCATGGTAAAATAG
- a CDS encoding ribosome maturation factor, protein MSKVTSIIEELVTPIVEELDLELVDIEFVKEGRDWFLRIYVDTPEGGIDILQCAQVSERLSEKLDENDPIEQNYYLEVSSPGAERPLKKQQDFEKAIGKYIYVKTYEPVKDLKEFYGYLRAYTDEFLEMEFRIKTRKVTVQIEKEKIAQARLAIDFSDKQI, encoded by the coding sequence ATGAGCAAAGTTACGTCGATCATTGAAGAGCTAGTGACACCGATTGTGGAAGAGCTTGATTTGGAATTAGTTGATATCGAGTTCGTAAAAGAAGGACGCGACTGGTTCCTGCGTATTTATGTTGACACACCAGAAGGCGGCATTGATATTTTACAATGTGCACAAGTGAGTGAGCGTTTAAGCGAGAAATTGGATGAAAATGATCCAATCGAGCAAAACTACTACTTAGAGGTTTCTTCACCAGGAGCAGAACGTCCGTTAAAGAAACAACAGGACTTTGAAAAAGCAATCGGCAAATATATTTATGTGAAAACTTATGAGCCAGTTAAGGATTTAAAAGAATTCTATGGTTATTTACGCGCATATACAGATGAATTTTTAGAAATGGAATTCCGTATTAAAACACGTAAAGTTACAGTACAAATTGAAAAAGAAAAAATTGCGCAAGCGCGTCTTGCTATCGATTTTTCAGATAAGCAAATTTAG
- the polC gene encoding PolC-type DNA polymerase III (catalyzes DNA-template-directed extension of the 3'- end of a DNA strand by one nucleotide at a time; required for leading strand synthesis; PolC exhibits 3' to 5' exonuclease activity) — protein MSKQEGRQKFLLLLQQLELTDDVYMSFFENGTLERVTVHKKKRVWDFKIKIENILPYQVYQLLRMRMVEKFSPIANVLLTIESYNPVVNEQHILDYWQVVIEQMDEMSPMLRTNLSKQTPKWTGHKLVVTSMLEVEYLSLKSKYTDKIADSYKTFGFPHIPLDFQLVEESDEFIAQQEAFYQQRREEEERLSKQAMADFATREKEKAANPGAVTGDTPFQIGALIKNPDPVEIRTVLEEERSIVLEGFIFACDIKELRSGRSLLEFKISDYTDSLMVKMFSNGDEDVVKMKQMSKGMWVRVRGSIQLDTFARDLVMMVKDINEIKHEPKKDHAPEGEKRVELHLHTPMSQMDAMTSVDKLVAQAAKWGHPAIAVTDHAVVQAFPEAYAAGKKNGIKVIYGVEANLVDDGKPIVYDPINVDLEDATYIVFDVETTGFSNVYDTIIELAAVKIKNGQVIDTFERFSNPHRKLTAKIIELTHITDDMLVNAPELSDVIREFHDFIGNGVVVAHNAAFDLGFLYVAYKNAGIEVRHPGIDTVELSRLVNPGQKSHNLKTLTKKYNIELTQHHRAIYDTEATGELFLHLLKQAADLGIKNLIEMNDHVGGEEGYKQSRPSHCTVLAVDDAGLKNLFKLISISHTETFYRVPRIRRSDLQKLRQGLIVGSGCSNGELFETMMNKTQEEAERIAKFYDYLEVMPKPVYSPLVDGGTVHDEWALEDIIRRIVKLGKKLNLPVVATGNVHYLHETDAKFRQILVGSMGGANPLNRNPLPKVHFRTTDEMLKEFDFLGPDLAKEIVVTNTQRVADMIGDVKPIKDDLYTPKIEGSDDEVTNLTYEMAHSIYGENLPEIVQARIDKELKSILGHGFGVIYLISAKLVKKSLADGYLVGSRGSVGSSLVATFMEITEVNPLPPHYVCPNCKHSEFIADGSVASGYDLPNKQCPECGAPFKKDGQDIPFETFLGFKGDKVPDIDLNFSGEYQPQAHNYTKVLFGEDYVFRAGTIGTVAEKTAYGYVKGYGSDNGITYRNAEVDRLVQGCTGVKRTTGQHPGGIIVVPDYMDIYDFSPVQFPADAQDSEWKTTHFDFHSIHDNILKLDILGHDDPTVIRMLQDLSGIDPKTIPTDDPIVMKIFSSTESLGVTEKQIGTKTGTLGIPEFGTKFVRQMLEETKPSTFSELVQISGLSHGTDVWLGNAQELIKDGTCVLKEVIGCRDDIMVYLIYQDLEPSFAFKIMESVRKGKGLTDEMEAEMRAKKVPEWYIDSCKKIKYMFPKAHAAAYVLMAVRIAWFKVHHPILYYAAYFTVRASDFDLIAMTQGSVMIRKKIDEINMKGLDAAPKEKSLLTVMELALEMCERGMNFKKVDLYRSHASEFIIEGNSLIPPFDAIPGLGTNVAKQIVEARKNGEFLSKEDLQQRGRVSKTLIEYMDELGCLEGMPDANQLSLF, from the coding sequence TTGTCAAAACAGGAAGGAAGACAAAAATTCCTACTATTGTTACAGCAGCTTGAATTGACTGATGATGTCTATATGTCCTTTTTTGAAAATGGAACACTCGAACGTGTAACAGTTCATAAAAAGAAGCGTGTTTGGGACTTTAAAATAAAAATAGAAAATATATTGCCTTACCAAGTGTATCAATTACTGCGGATGCGGATGGTCGAGAAATTTTCGCCCATTGCCAATGTGTTACTGACGATTGAATCATATAATCCAGTAGTCAATGAGCAGCATATTTTGGATTATTGGCAAGTAGTTATTGAGCAAATGGATGAAATGTCGCCAATGCTGCGTACCAATTTATCAAAGCAAACACCGAAATGGACAGGTCATAAGCTTGTCGTGACGTCGATGCTCGAAGTAGAGTACTTATCATTAAAATCAAAGTATACGGATAAAATTGCCGATTCATACAAGACATTCGGTTTCCCGCATATTCCGCTTGATTTCCAGCTGGTGGAAGAGTCAGATGAATTTATCGCACAGCAAGAAGCGTTTTACCAGCAGCGCAGGGAAGAGGAAGAACGACTGTCTAAACAGGCGATGGCCGATTTTGCAACACGCGAAAAAGAGAAAGCGGCCAATCCTGGTGCTGTTACTGGAGATACACCGTTCCAGATTGGTGCACTGATCAAAAATCCGGATCCGGTTGAAATCCGTACAGTACTGGAAGAAGAACGCTCGATTGTACTGGAAGGGTTTATTTTTGCATGTGATATTAAGGAACTTCGAAGTGGCCGTTCATTGCTTGAGTTTAAAATTTCCGACTACACCGACTCACTAATGGTCAAAATGTTCTCAAACGGGGATGAGGACGTCGTGAAGATGAAGCAGATGAGTAAAGGGATGTGGGTTCGTGTACGCGGATCGATTCAGCTTGATACATTTGCCCGCGATTTAGTCATGATGGTAAAAGACATCAATGAAATCAAGCATGAACCTAAAAAAGACCATGCTCCGGAAGGCGAGAAGCGTGTTGAGCTTCACTTGCACACACCAATGAGTCAAATGGATGCGATGACATCTGTCGATAAACTAGTAGCACAAGCAGCTAAATGGGGACATCCTGCGATTGCGGTTACTGACCATGCTGTTGTTCAGGCATTCCCTGAAGCTTATGCTGCTGGCAAGAAAAACGGCATTAAAGTCATTTACGGCGTTGAGGCAAACTTAGTTGATGACGGGAAACCAATTGTTTACGATCCGATAAATGTTGATCTAGAAGATGCAACGTATATCGTATTTGACGTAGAGACGACCGGCTTTTCAAACGTGTATGACACGATTATCGAACTGGCGGCCGTCAAAATAAAGAATGGTCAGGTTATTGATACATTTGAACGATTCTCAAATCCGCACCGAAAATTAACAGCAAAAATTATCGAGCTGACACATATTACCGATGATATGCTCGTCAATGCACCAGAGCTGAGTGATGTCATTCGTGAATTCCATGACTTTATCGGTAATGGGGTCGTTGTTGCGCATAATGCAGCGTTTGACTTAGGCTTCTTATATGTTGCCTACAAAAATGCCGGCATAGAAGTTCGTCACCCGGGGATCGATACGGTCGAGCTTTCTCGTCTTGTAAACCCAGGGCAAAAATCGCATAACTTAAAAACCTTAACGAAAAAATACAATATTGAACTTACCCAGCATCACCGGGCAATTTATGATACCGAAGCAACAGGTGAACTATTCCTGCATTTGCTGAAACAGGCTGCAGATTTAGGCATTAAAAATCTGATTGAAATGAACGACCACGTCGGCGGTGAAGAAGGGTACAAGCAGTCACGTCCAAGTCACTGTACAGTTTTGGCTGTAGATGATGCCGGGCTGAAAAATCTGTTTAAGTTAATTTCGATTTCGCATACGGAAACATTTTACCGTGTACCACGTATTCGCCGCTCTGATTTGCAGAAACTACGACAAGGATTAATCGTCGGCTCAGGCTGCTCGAATGGTGAGCTCTTTGAAACGATGATGAATAAAACGCAGGAAGAAGCCGAGCGTATCGCAAAATTCTATGATTATTTGGAAGTTATGCCGAAACCGGTCTATTCTCCCTTAGTGGACGGTGGTACTGTCCATGATGAATGGGCATTGGAAGATATTATCCGCCGTATCGTAAAGCTTGGCAAAAAGCTGAACTTACCGGTCGTAGCAACGGGAAATGTCCACTACTTGCATGAAACCGATGCAAAGTTCCGTCAAATCTTAGTTGGATCAATGGGTGGCGCAAACCCGTTAAATCGTAATCCTTTACCGAAAGTACATTTCCGTACAACGGATGAAATGCTGAAGGAATTCGACTTTTTAGGGCCGGATTTGGCAAAGGAAATTGTCGTGACAAATACGCAGCGAGTTGCCGATATGATCGGCGATGTAAAACCGATCAAGGATGATTTATATACGCCGAAAATTGAGGGCTCGGATGATGAAGTAACGAATTTAACTTATGAGATGGCACATAGCATTTACGGCGAAAATTTACCGGAAATTGTCCAGGCCCGTATTGATAAGGAACTGAAATCTATTTTAGGACACGGGTTCGGGGTAATTTATCTGATTTCCGCGAAGCTCGTAAAAAAATCGCTGGCTGACGGTTACTTAGTAGGTTCACGTGGATCGGTAGGGTCTTCCCTTGTCGCGACATTTATGGAAATTACCGAAGTAAACCCGCTGCCGCCGCATTATGTTTGTCCAAACTGTAAGCATTCCGAGTTTATCGCGGACGGTTCGGTTGCATCAGGCTATGACTTACCGAACAAACAATGTCCGGAATGTGGTGCCCCGTTCAAAAAAGACGGCCAGGATATCCCGTTCGAAACGTTCCTAGGATTCAAGGGTGACAAGGTGCCCGATATCGATCTGAACTTCTCCGGTGAATATCAGCCACAAGCGCATAACTACACGAAAGTGCTATTCGGTGAGGATTATGTATTCCGTGCCGGAACGATTGGTACGGTTGCCGAAAAGACGGCATATGGTTATGTAAAAGGGTACGGAAGCGACAATGGCATCACTTACCGAAATGCGGAAGTGGACCGCCTTGTGCAAGGATGTACAGGAGTAAAACGTACAACTGGACAACACCCGGGGGGAATTATCGTAGTACCGGATTATATGGATATTTACGACTTCTCGCCAGTGCAGTTCCCGGCGGATGCTCAGGATTCGGAATGGAAAACAACCCATTTCGACTTCCACTCAATCCACGATAATATTTTAAAGCTTGATATACTTGGGCACGATGATCCGACCGTAATTCGTATGCTTCAGGATTTATCCGGAATCGATCCAAAAACAATCCCGACGGACGACCCGATTGTTATGAAGATTTTCAGTTCAACTGAATCGCTAGGTGTGACCGAAAAGCAAATTGGAACGAAAACAGGAACGCTCGGAATTCCGGAGTTCGGGACAAAATTCGTACGCCAAATGCTTGAAGAAACAAAACCGTCGACATTCAGTGAACTTGTTCAGATTTCCGGACTTTCACATGGTACAGACGTATGGCTTGGAAATGCACAGGAACTGATTAAAGACGGCACTTGTGTATTAAAAGAAGTAATCGGTTGTCGTGACGATATTATGGTTTATTTAATTTATCAGGATCTTGAACCATCGTTTGCCTTTAAAATAATGGAGTCCGTTCGTAAAGGTAAAGGGTTAACAGATGAAATGGAAGCGGAAATGCGTGCGAAAAAAGTACCTGAATGGTATATCGATTCTTGTAAAAAGATTAAGTACATGTTCCCGAAAGCCCACGCCGCAGCCTATGTATTAATGGCTGTGCGTATCGCATGGTTCAAGGTCCATCATCCGATTCTTTACTATGCAGCGTACTTCACTGTGCGTGCGTCGGACTTTGATTTAATTGCGATGACACAAGGTTCTGTCATGATCCGCAAAAAAATCGATGAAATCAACATGAAGGGGCTCGATGCAGCGCCGAAAGAGAAAAGTTTACTGACAGTTATGGAACTAGCACTGGAAATGTGTGAACGCGGGATGAACTTCAAAAAGGTGGATTTATACCGTTCGCATGCGAGTGAGTTCATCATCGAAGGAAACTCATTGATTCCACCTTTTGATGCCATTCCAGGTCTTGGTACTAACGTAGCGAAACAAATTGTTGAAGCACGTAAAAATGGAGAATTTTTATCAAAAGAAGATTTACAGCAGCGCGGCCGTGTATCGAAGACGTTAATCGAGTATATGGATGAGCTTGGATGTTTGGAAGGAATGCCGGATGCCAACCAGCTGTCCTTATTCTAA
- a CDS encoding RIP metalloprotease RseP → MQTVIAFILIFGSLVFFHELGHFLFAKRAGIMVREFAIGMGPKIFGMTKGETVYTLRLLPIGGYVRMAGEDTDTVELQPGYRVALITNEENIVEKIILNQKTHYQNVIFLEVERADLERELWIEGYDEDDQFIRYNVSRTASIVENGTEQMIAPLDRQFNSKSVGARAMAIFAGPLFNFILAFFIFLIIGLIQGIPSEEPIIAEVMDNSVASSAGLVDGDKVVKVNGQSISTWEELSEQIFENPNKAVTFEVERETGNEIIELTPKAVEQEGGPDYGQIGVMRSIEKNPLKAVVYGVEETYNMIITIGTLVGKLITGQFSIDALSGPVGIYKTTETVVTFGLYNILYFAAMLSVNLGIMNLLPLPALDGGRLLFFAVEAVRGKPIDRQKEGMVHFVGILLLMILMVVVTWNDIQRFFF, encoded by the coding sequence ATGCAAACAGTTATAGCCTTTATTTTAATTTTTGGCTCACTCGTTTTTTTCCATGAGCTAGGTCACTTCTTATTTGCAAAACGCGCAGGAATTATGGTGCGTGAATTTGCGATTGGTATGGGACCGAAGATTTTTGGGATGACGAAAGGTGAAACAGTCTATACGCTACGACTATTACCAATTGGCGGTTATGTAAGAATGGCCGGTGAAGATACCGATACGGTAGAGTTGCAGCCTGGTTACCGCGTAGCTTTAATAACAAATGAAGAAAATATCGTAGAAAAAATCATACTCAATCAAAAAACACATTATCAAAACGTCATCTTTTTAGAAGTAGAGCGTGCAGATCTGGAACGTGAACTTTGGATTGAAGGTTATGATGAGGATGACCAGTTCATTCGCTACAATGTATCCCGTACAGCAAGCATCGTTGAAAATGGTACGGAGCAGATGATTGCGCCGCTTGATCGCCAATTTAATTCAAAATCTGTTGGTGCTCGTGCAATGGCGATTTTCGCTGGTCCATTATTCAATTTTATTTTAGCGTTCTTCATCTTCCTGATTATCGGGCTTATTCAAGGGATTCCTTCTGAGGAACCGATTATTGCCGAAGTTATGGACAATTCTGTTGCGAGCAGTGCCGGATTGGTCGATGGCGATAAAGTAGTCAAGGTGAACGGACAGTCGATTTCAACTTGGGAAGAATTATCAGAACAAATTTTCGAAAACCCGAACAAAGCCGTAACATTTGAAGTCGAACGTGAAACGGGTAATGAAATAATTGAACTTACACCAAAAGCTGTAGAGCAGGAAGGTGGTCCAGATTACGGACAAATCGGTGTAATGCGTTCCATTGAAAAAAATCCGCTAAAAGCCGTCGTGTATGGTGTGGAAGAAACGTATAACATGATTATTACAATCGGAACACTTGTCGGCAAACTGATTACCGGCCAATTCTCGATTGACGCATTATCAGGCCCTGTAGGAATTTATAAAACAACTGAAACGGTTGTCACATTCGGTTTATATAATATTCTATACTTTGCGGCAATGCTGAGCGTCAACTTAGGGATTATGAACTTGTTACCACTACCAGCACTTGATGGTGGCCGTTTACTTTTCTTCGCTGTGGAAGCAGTAAGAGGAAAACCGATCGACCGTCAAAAAGAAGGTATGGTTCACTTCGTCGGCATCCTCCTCCTGATGATCTTGATGGTCGTCGTAACATGGAACGATATCCAGCGATTCTTCTTCTAA
- a CDS encoding RNA-binding protein: MVVNKKIPLRKCVATGEMLPKKSMIRVVRSKEGEVTVDITGKKSGRGAYVSKTEDAVEMARKKNILDRQLDAKVPDEVYEELLTLIRRESIL; this comes from the coding sequence ATGGTCGTTAATAAAAAAATTCCTTTACGCAAATGTGTTGCAACAGGCGAGATGCTTCCGAAAAAATCAATGATTCGCGTCGTTCGTTCTAAAGAGGGCGAAGTGACTGTTGATATTACAGGAAAAAAATCCGGTCGTGGAGCATATGTTTCTAAAACGGAAGATGCTGTTGAAATGGCGCGTAAAAAGAATATTTTAGATCGCCAGCTTGATGCAAAAGTGCCGGATGAGGTGTATGAGGAGTTGCTAACGCTAATCCGCAGGGAGTCGATTTTATGA
- a CDS encoding 50S ribosomal protein L7 — translation MTNPALLQLLGLAARARKIISGEELVVKEIRSGKAKLVFLASDASANTSKKIQDKCTFYNVEYYVFGDRYDLGHATGKEARVAIAITDSGFAKKMSSLLNEN, via the coding sequence ATGACAAACCCTGCATTGCTACAGCTATTAGGTTTAGCAGCACGTGCACGAAAAATAATATCCGGAGAAGAGCTTGTCGTAAAGGAAATTCGCAGCGGCAAAGCTAAGCTTGTCTTTTTAGCTTCAGATGCTTCGGCAAATACGAGCAAAAAGATTCAGGATAAATGTACGTTTTATAATGTTGAGTATTATGTTTTCGGGGATCGATATGATCTTGGACATGCTACCGGGAAGGAAGCCCGTGTAGCGATTGCTATTACAGATAGCGGATTTGCTAAAAAAATGTCTAGTCTACTCAACGAAAATTAA
- the nusA gene encoding transcription termination/antitermination protein NusA (modifies transcription through interactions with RNA polymerase affecting elongation, readthrough, termination, and antitermination), whose protein sequence is MSSELLDALTALEEQKGISRDVLIEAIEAALVTAYKRNFNQAQNVRVDLNLQTGSMVVYSRKDVVEEVEDDRLEIALEDAKFINAAYEIGDVVEEEVTPRNFGRIAAQTAKQVVTQRVREAERGLIYEEYVDREDDIVTGVIERQDARNIYVSIGKVEAALPVNEQIQGEVYKPTSRIRVYITKVERTTRGPQVIVSRTHPGLLRRLFEMEVPEIYDGTVEIKSIAREAGDRSKISVYAHNEEVDPVGSCVGAKGARVQTIVNELNGEKIDIVEWSEDPVVFVANALSPSKVLDVQVNEEEKSTTVVVPDYQLSLAIGKRGQNARLAAKLTGWKIDIKSETDARELGIYPSETSTFVPREDAEEVKFDLYGDDEE, encoded by the coding sequence ATGAGTAGTGAATTACTAGATGCCCTAACTGCCCTTGAAGAGCAGAAAGGTATTTCAAGAGATGTATTAATTGAGGCGATTGAGGCGGCTTTAGTAACGGCGTACAAACGTAACTTCAACCAAGCGCAAAACGTTCGCGTGGATCTTAACCTACAAACAGGATCAATGGTTGTTTATTCTCGTAAAGACGTAGTAGAAGAAGTAGAAGACGATCGTCTGGAAATCGCTTTGGAAGACGCGAAGTTTATTAATGCAGCTTATGAAATTGGTGACGTCGTAGAAGAAGAAGTAACACCTCGTAACTTCGGACGTATCGCGGCACAGACGGCTAAGCAAGTTGTGACGCAACGTGTTCGTGAAGCAGAGCGCGGTTTAATTTATGAAGAGTATGTAGACCGTGAAGATGACATCGTAACAGGCGTAATCGAGCGTCAAGATGCACGTAATATTTATGTGTCAATCGGTAAAGTGGAAGCGGCATTACCTGTTAACGAACAAATTCAAGGTGAAGTTTACAAGCCAACATCTCGCATCCGTGTTTACATTACAAAAGTTGAACGCACAACACGTGGTCCACAAGTAATTGTATCTCGTACTCATCCTGGATTATTGCGCCGCCTATTTGAAATGGAAGTTCCGGAAATTTATGATGGCACAGTTGAAATTAAATCAATCGCGCGTGAAGCGGGCGACCGTTCAAAAATCTCTGTATATGCACATAATGAAGAAGTAGATCCAGTAGGTTCATGTGTCGGAGCTAAAGGTGCCCGTGTGCAGACAATTGTAAACGAATTAAACGGTGAAAAAATTGATATCGTAGAATGGTCAGAAGATCCGGTTGTATTCGTTGCAAATGCACTAAGTCCTTCAAAAGTTCTGGACGTTCAAGTAAATGAAGAAGAAAAGTCAACAACAGTTGTCGTACCGGATTATCAACTATCACTAGCGATTGGTAAGCGCGGACAAAATGCTCGTTTAGCAGCAAAATTAACGGGCTGGAAAATTGACATCAAGAGTGAAACAGATGCACGCGAATTAGGAATCTATCCTTCTGAAACGAGCACATTCGTTCCACGTGAAGATGCAGAAGAAGTAAAATTTGATTTATACGGTGATGACGAAGAATAA
- a CDS encoding proline--tRNA ligase has protein sequence MKQTKTFIPTLRENPSDADVKSHRMLLRAGFIRQNAAGVYSYLPLARKVLSKIEQIIREEMEAINSIELLMPALQPAELWKESGRWEAYGPELMRLKDRHDRDFALGATHEEVITTLVRDEIKSYKKLPLTLYQIQSKFRDEKRPRFGLLRGREFIMKDAYSFHSSRESLDATYDDMYRAYSNIFTRLGLNFRAVIADAGTIGGKGTHEFMVLSEIGEDTIAYSDTSDYAANIEMAEVVVEYTAPTTPMKDIEKIETPDQKTIEEVSAFLNVEPSNVIKSLVFDIDGELVVVLARGDHEINDIKLKNALGATSVELAEDAAIKELLGCTPGSIGPVKLPVNVKVIADNAIKSIRNGVAGANEDGFHLLNVNPERDFAISSYEDIRFIQQGDPSPDGQGIIKFAEGIEVGHIFKLGTTYSEKLNATFLDEQGKAKPYIMGCYGIGVSRILAAVAEHFQDENGFVWPAQLAPYDLQLVPVNSKDEAQVQLADELYGVLKSYRYEVLYDDRAERAGVKFADADLIGLPVRITVGKKATEGLVEVKFRSTGESAEWAKEEVVDRLNEYFRQN, from the coding sequence ATGAAACAGACCAAAACGTTTATCCCTACTTTAAGGGAAAATCCATCCGATGCCGACGTGAAATCGCATCGCATGCTATTGCGTGCCGGATTTATCCGTCAAAATGCGGCCGGAGTATACTCATACTTACCATTAGCGCGCAAAGTATTATCAAAAATCGAACAAATCATCCGTGAAGAAATGGAAGCAATCAATTCAATCGAGCTATTAATGCCTGCATTGCAACCAGCCGAGCTATGGAAGGAGTCAGGTCGCTGGGAAGCATACGGTCCAGAGCTTATGCGTTTAAAAGACCGTCATGACCGTGACTTCGCTTTAGGTGCAACACATGAAGAAGTGATCACAACTTTAGTGCGTGATGAAATTAAATCATATAAAAAATTACCGTTAACACTTTATCAAATCCAAAGTAAATTCCGTGATGAAAAACGCCCACGTTTCGGCTTACTGCGCGGCCGCGAGTTCATTATGAAAGACGCATATTCTTTCCACTCTTCACGTGAATCACTTGATGCCACATATGATGATATGTACCGTGCCTATTCAAATATCTTCACTCGTCTTGGCTTAAACTTCCGTGCAGTAATTGCGGATGCAGGTACAATTGGCGGTAAAGGTACACACGAATTCATGGTGCTTTCTGAAATCGGGGAAGATACAATCGCTTATTCGGATACATCGGATTATGCGGCAAACATCGAAATGGCAGAGGTTGTTGTAGAATATACAGCACCGACAACACCGATGAAAGACATCGAAAAGATTGAAACACCAGATCAAAAAACAATCGAAGAAGTATCTGCATTTTTAAATGTAGAACCTTCAAATGTGATTAAATCACTAGTTTTTGATATTGATGGTGAATTGGTTGTTGTTTTAGCGCGCGGTGACCACGAAATTAATGACATTAAATTAAAAAATGCATTAGGTGCTACATCTGTTGAATTGGCAGAAGACGCAGCGATTAAAGAATTACTTGGCTGTACACCAGGTTCAATCGGTCCTGTGAAATTGCCGGTGAATGTAAAAGTAATTGCAGATAATGCAATCAAATCAATCCGTAACGGTGTTGCAGGTGCAAACGAAGATGGATTCCATTTATTAAATGTCAATCCGGAGCGCGACTTTGCGATCAGCTCTTATGAAGATATCCGTTTCATCCAACAAGGTGACCCATCTCCGGACGGTCAAGGTATCATTAAGTTTGCTGAAGGAATTGAAGTTGGACATATTTTCAAATTAGGTACAACATATTCAGAAAAACTAAATGCAACATTCCTTGATGAGCAAGGTAAAGCAAAACCTTATATTATGGGATGCTATGGTATCGGGGTTTCACGTATACTTGCTGCTGTTGCAGAACATTTCCAAGATGAAAACGGATTTGTATGGCCTGCACAATTAGCGCCATATGATTTGCAGTTAGTACCGGTCAATTCTAAAGACGAAGCGCAAGTTCAATTAGCAGACGAGCTTTACGGTGTACTGAAATCATACCGCTATGAAGTGTTATATGATGACCGTGCAGAACGTGCCGGCGTTAAATTTGCGGATGCGGATTTAATCGGATTACCTGTTCGTATTACAGTAGGTAAAAAAGCTACAGAAGGTCTTGTGGAAGTGAAATTCCGTTCAACAGGCGAATCTGCAGAATGGGCGAAAGAAGAAGTAGTCGATCGCTTAAACGAATATTTCCGCCAAAACTAG